The following proteins are co-located in the Telopea speciosissima isolate NSW1024214 ecotype Mountain lineage chromosome 9, Tspe_v1, whole genome shotgun sequence genome:
- the LOC122638667 gene encoding wax ester synthase/diacylglycerol acyltransferase 4-like — protein MDQFIGDTADVVEVDEPVSPTGQYFNSSVLSISILAALEFEIPIDGVQSNFLLKTLFLPINPRFSSIMVRDEHGVKQWKRVEVKLEDHVHVPIFPDGLSLESYDEYLQEYLSKIAIERLPQSRPLWEVHLIKYPTSNAAGTGVFKLHHALGDGFSLMGALFNCLRRADNPSLPLTFPSSKQGLISSDSNNRRRSIFKRVTDILSMFINTTSDFAWSILKSSFVEDDWTPIRAGNEGVEFRPITISTVTFSLDQIKQIKDKLGGTINDVITGIIFYGTRLYMQKSGPPGSSNSHSTALVLLNTRIINNYQISIKEMMNKPDSKSPWGNRFGFLHVSIPDSADAEMVNPLNFIHKVRGIIKRKRGSLGVYFTGELLEMMRKTRGPETTAQYVHSTLKNTSMAITNMIGPMEQMSLADHPIRGLYYMVAGSPQSLTVTIVSYMGELRVTVGAEKGFINEKLYISCLENAFTRIFKAAVCNP, from the exons ATGGATCAGTTCATTGGAGACACAGCTGATGTTGTAGAAGTTGACGAACCAGTGAGCCCGACTGGTCAGTACTTCAACAGTTCTGTGCTCTCCATCTCCATCCTCGCTGCTTTGGAATTTGAAATCCCCATAGATGGCGTACAGAGCAATTTTTTGCTTAAAACTCTTTTCCTCCCAATCAACCCTCGCTTCTCCTCTATCATg GTTAGAGACGAGCATGGTGTGAAACAATGGAAGAGGGTGGAAGTGAAGCTGGAAGACCATGTTCATGTCCCTATCTTTCCAGATGGGTTATCGCTGGAATCTTACGACGAGTACTTGCAAGAATATTTGTCGAAGATAGCCATTGAAAGGCTCCCACAAAGCAGGCCCTTGTGGGAAGTTCACTTAATCAAATACCCAACAAGTAACGCAGCTGGGACTGGAGTATTTAAGCTTCATCATGCACTTGGTGATGGCTTCTCACTCATGGGAGCTTTATTTAATTGCTTAAGAAGGGCTGATAACCCTTCTCTTCCTTTAACATTTCCTTCATCAAAGCAGGGTCTCATCAGTTCTGATTCCAAcaacagaagaagaagtatcTTTAAGAGAGTGACTGATATTCTCTCAATGTTCATCAACACTACCTCAGACTTTGCATGGAGCATTCTGAAGAGCAGTTTCGTAGAAGATGATTGGACACCAATCAGGGCTGGCAATGAGGGGGTGGAGTTCCGGCCTATCACCATTTCAACTGTGACATTCTCTCTTGACCAGATCAAACAAATCAAGGACAAGCTTGGTGGG ACAATTAATGATGTCATTACTGGGATAATATTCTACGGAACACGGCTATACATGCAAAAATCGGGTCCTCCAGGTTCTAGCAATTCACATTCGACGGCACTGGTGCTCCTAAACACtagaataatcaataattatcAAATATCAATCAAGGAGATGATGAATAAACCAGATTCAAAGTCACCATGGGGCAACCGGTTTGGCTTCTTACATGTGTCGATTCCTGATTCGGCTGATGCAGAAATGGTGAACCCCCTCAACTTCATCCACAAAGTACGGGGAATAATTAAGAGGAAAAGAGGGTCATTAGGGGTTTACTTTACAGGAGAACTACTAGAAATGATGAGGAAAACCAGAGGTCCTGAG ACAACAGCTCAATATGTCCATAGCACGCTAAAGAACACGAGCATGGCGATCACGAATATGATTGGGCCAATGGAACAAATGTCATTGGCTGATCATCCTATTAGGGGACTGTATTACATGGTGGCTGGCTCGCCTCAG AGTCTTACTGTAACTATTGTAAGTTACATGGGAGAGCTAAGGGTGACAGTTGGAGCAGAGAAAGGCTTCATAAATGAGAAATTGTATATTTCTTGCTTGGAAAATGCCTTCACAAGAATATTTAAAGCTGCTGTATGCAATCCTTGA